The following coding sequences are from one Longimicrobium sp. window:
- a CDS encoding cobalamin-independent methionine synthase II family protein, producing MTIPTEPIGSIPRPEALIEAVADGDVDDPGLVPLFDAAIRDTIERFEATGSPVVTDGEQRKYHNFWTYSVHGLPNTAPDGFRIPFAAGHTRRMPRLTRGPFRYRRYADGYLDTAQRYAHRPVKQAVISPSALSLMYPADPIPGYTRDEFIDDLLREHEGEIRRCLEKGAHAVQIDFTEGRLAMKIDPSGNLLNSFIDLNNLALSRFSPAERGLIGVHTCPGGDLDSTHSADVDYAELLPSLFELRVGRFYIALAGERDRVRVLKIIRQYMKPDQRIFVGVVSPIDPRVETPEEIRDRVVEAARYIPPEQLGTTDDCGFAPFSDDRSTSRDTAFAKIRSRVVGTALAADLLGR from the coding sequence ATGACCATCCCCACCGAGCCGATCGGCAGCATCCCGCGACCCGAGGCGTTGATCGAGGCGGTCGCGGACGGGGACGTGGACGACCCCGGCCTGGTTCCGCTCTTCGACGCGGCGATCCGCGACACCATCGAGCGGTTCGAGGCCACCGGCTCCCCCGTCGTCACCGACGGCGAGCAGAGGAAGTACCACAACTTCTGGACGTACTCGGTCCACGGGCTGCCGAACACGGCGCCCGACGGGTTCAGGATTCCCTTCGCGGCCGGCCACACGCGCCGGATGCCGCGGCTCACGCGCGGCCCCTTCCGGTACCGGCGCTACGCGGACGGCTACCTCGACACGGCGCAGCGCTACGCGCACCGGCCGGTGAAGCAGGCCGTGATCTCCCCGTCCGCGCTGAGCCTGATGTACCCCGCCGACCCGATCCCCGGGTACACGCGCGACGAGTTCATCGACGACCTGCTGCGCGAGCACGAGGGCGAGATCCGCCGCTGCCTGGAGAAGGGCGCGCACGCCGTCCAGATCGACTTCACCGAAGGGCGGCTGGCCATGAAGATCGATCCCTCCGGGAACCTGCTCAACAGCTTCATCGACCTGAACAACCTGGCGCTGTCGCGCTTCTCCCCCGCGGAGCGCGGGCTGATCGGTGTGCACACCTGTCCCGGGGGCGACCTCGACTCGACCCACAGCGCCGACGTCGACTACGCCGAGCTGCTGCCGAGCCTGTTCGAGCTCAGGGTGGGCAGGTTCTACATCGCGCTGGCCGGGGAGCGGGACCGCGTGCGCGTGCTGAAGATCATCCGGCAGTACATGAAGCCGGACCAGCGCATCTTCGTCGGCGTCGTCTCGCCGATCGACCCGCGCGTCGAGACGCCCGAAGAGATCCGCGACCGCGTGGTCGAGGCGGCCCGGTACATCCCGCCCGAGCAGCTGGGGACGACCGACGACTGCGGCTTCGCGCCGTTCAGCGACGACCGCTCCACGAGCCGCGACACGGCCTTCGCGAAGATCCGCTCCCGGGTCGTCGGGACCGCGCTCGCCGCGGACCTCCTGGGCAGGTAG